In Tiliqua scincoides isolate rTilSci1 chromosome 1, rTilSci1.hap2, whole genome shotgun sequence, the following are encoded in one genomic region:
- the LOC136636214 gene encoding dispanin subfamily A member 2b-like: MANNVQYAFPLAGSSLPPRYEQLKEDQDGALPDAGVRPPPCTVVQMQQQQQQVYVPPVRDHFVWSLFTTLYLNFCCLGLLALNFSVKARDRKVVGDHSGASSYGSTAKCLNILALVLSLLMVVLVIILTAVGIIGWNKPMD; encoded by the exons ATGGCCAACAACGTCCAGTACGCCTTCCCCTTGGCGGGCAGTTCTCTCCCTCCGCGCTACGAGCAGCTGAAGGAGGATCAGGACGGGGCGCTGCCCGACGCGGGGGTGCGGCCGCCTCCCTGCACCGTGGtccagatgcagcagcagcagcagcaggtctaCGTGCCGCCCGTCCGCGACCATTTCGTCTGGTCCCTCTTCACCACCTTGTACCTCAACTTCTGCTGCCTGGGACTCCTGGCCCTCAACTTCTCCGTCAAG GCAAGAGATCGCAAAGTGGTGGGTGACCACAGTGGCGCTAGCAGCTATGGGTCTACTGCCAAGTGCCTGAACATCTTAGCCCTGGTTCTGAGCCTTCTGATGGTTGTCTTGGTCATCATCCTGACTGCAGTGGGAATCATTGGCTGGAACAAACCAATGGACTAG